TCAGAAGGAATCGCTCTGCTTCCGTCTGGTTCAGCGGAACTCGATCCATGGGAGCGTTACGCAGTCGCGGGTAAGCGAAGAGCTCCCCCATATTTACCATCTTCACGCCGGTTCCGCGAACGGCCTTTGGGCGCGTCAATCCGTTTCTTGTACGCTCTGCGAAGAGCTCGCCGAATGCCCGCACTTCACCCACCATACCCCAGCTCCTTCAGGTTGGCGGCGATGGCGGCGTCGAGCCTCGCGGCCTCGGCCTGCTGCTCGCGCAGTTGCGTGACGAGCCGCGTCATCTTCTCCTCGAACGGCTCGCCGTCGTCTGCTTGCGCCTCAGCGCCGACGTAGCGCCCCGGCGTGAGGACGTGCCCGTGCTTGCGAATCTCCTCAATGGAAACCGACCGGCAAAATCCCGGGATATCGTGGTACCCGGTATAGCTAAACGTGCGCTGGGGAGCAAGGTCTTGCATCAATTCCAGCTTCTGCCCTCCGCCCTCTGACCTCCAATTGTGGTAGGTGCCGGCGATGCGGGCGATGTCCTCGTCGGTGAGTTCGCGATGCGTGCGGTCCACCATGCGGCCCATCTTGCGGGCGTCGATGAAGAGCACCTGCCCGCGCCGGTCGCGGAACTTGCCGTCCTTGCGGTCGCGCGCGAGGAACCACAGGCACGCCGGGATCTGTGTGGAGTAGAAGAGCTGGCCGGGAAGGGCCACCATGCAGTCCACGAGGTCGGCCTCGATGAGATTCTTGCGGATCTCGCCCTCGCCGGACTGGTTCGAGGACATCGAGCCGTTGGCGAGCACGAAGCCGGCCACGCCCGCGGGCGCCAGGCGGTGCACGATGTGCTGCACCCAGGCGAAGTTGGCGTTGCCCGCGGGCGGCGCGCCGTACTTCCAGCGCTTGTCGTCGCGCAAGGACTGGCCGCCCCAGTCGGAGACGTTGAACGGAGGATTGGCGAGGATGAAGTCGGCCTTGAGGTCGGGGTGGCGGTCGTTGTGGAAGGTGTCGCCGTGCGCGATCTGGCCGTCGATGCCGCGGATGGCGAGGTTCATCTTGGCGAGCCGCCAGGTGGTGTAGTTCGACTCCTGGCCGTAGATCGAGATGTCGGCCTTCGGGCGGCGGGTCGGCGACCCGCCGCCCCTGCCGCCGGCGTTGCCGTTGCCGGTGGCGTGGGCGCGGATGAACGCCACGGACTGCACGAACATCCCGCCGCTGCCGCAGCAGGGGTCGTACACACGCCCGTTGTACGGCTCGATCATCTCGACGAGCAGCCGGACGACGGCGCGGGGGGTGTAGAACTCGCCGCCCTTGCGCCCCTCGGCGCTCGCGAACCGGGAGAGAAAGTATTCGTAGACGCGGCCGAGCACGTCCTTGGCGCGGGCTTCCTCGTCGCCCACCTTGATGTTGCTGATAAGGTCGATGAGCTGACCGAGGCGCGTCTTGTCGAGCGCGGGGCGGGCGTAGTCCTTGGGCAGCACGCCCTTCAAGGCCGCCGGGTTGTCGCGTTCGATGCCGGCCATCGCGTCGTCCACGAGCCGGCCGATGGTGGGCTGCTTGGCCTGCGCTTTCAGGAGCGCCCACCGCGCCTCGGGCGGTACCCAGAAGATGTTGCGGGCGCGGTACTCGTCCGGATCCTCGACCAGTCGCGCAATGGCGCCGGCACGATTCCGTGTGCCCGGAGGGAGGAAATACTCATCCCCGGGATCGTCCACCGCGCGGCAAAGATAGGCGTGCTGCTCTTCGAAGGCGTCGGAGATGTACTTGAGGAAGATGAGGCCGAGGACCACATGCTTGTACTCGGCGGCGTCCATGCTGCCGCGCAACGCGTCGGCCATGCGCCACAGTTCGGCCTCGTAGCCGACGGTGGCGCCGCCTGCCTGACCGGCAGGCAGGCCGTTCTCGACCCGCCGCGCGTTCTTCTTCGGTCCGCTTGTCGACCAGCTCATTTAACCTAGCCTGATATTCGGCAAACTCAGAGTCCAGAATGGCCTCTATTTTGGAAAGAACGATTTTCTCCTGCCGATTTTTCTTCGCCTGTATCAGTTCCAATTTCCGCTTAAGCCGGAGAATAGCGCACTCGACCTCATAAGCTTTGTACTCAAGCCCACCGACGGAAAGCATATATGCCATTTCGATGTTCTTGCATTCCTGGTACAGGAGTTCATCCCGTTCGAGGACGAGCATAGAAAGCTCCGTGCGGAGCCTGTCAACGTCCGCCTTTAGCTTCTCAAAATGGGGGTGGAGCACTATAACGTTAGACGAGTCTGGTGTGTCGCCACTGATCTTTGCCTGTCAAGAAATTACAGGCATTGCCGGACCGCGGGAAACGGCCCGGCAATGCCTGCTGCTCAAACACAATCTGGCTCATCAATCCGGTTGTCAATCACACTGCCGCCAACCCGTTCCAAGACCGGGATCCAGGGTCGGGGACCGGTTGGCAAAACTTATTCTCTGGTGATCCTTTCCATCCCGCCCATGTACGGCCGCAGCGCCTCAGGCACGGCCACCGTGCCGTCGGCCTGCTGAAAGTTCTCCAGAACGGCCGCCAGCGTTCGGCCCACGGCCAGTCCCGAGCCGTTTAAGGTGTGCACGAAGTCGGCCCTCGCCCGCGGGTGCGCGCGGTACCTGATGTTCGCCCGCCGGGCCTGGAAGTCGGTGAAGTTCGAGCACGAGGAGATTTCCCGGTACAGTCCCTGTCCCGGCATCCACACCTCCAGGTCGTAGGTCCGGGAGGAACTGAAACCCAGGTCACCGGTGCAAAGAAGCACCGTCCGGTACGGAAGCCCCAAAAGCTGCAGCACTTCCTCGGCGTCGCGCACGAGCTTTTCCAGTTCGTCGTCGGAGTCCTCCGGCCGGGTGAATTTCACCAGTTCGACCTTGTTGAACTGGTGCTGGCGGATCAAGCCCCGGGTGTCCCGCCCGGCCGCGCCGGCCTCGGCGCGGAAGCAGGCGCTGTAGGCCGCGTACTTGCGGGGCAGGGCGTCCCCGTCCAGAATCTCGTCGCGCAGAAAGTTCGTGACCGGCACCTCGGCCGTGGGTACCAGGTAGTAGTCCTCATTTTCCACCTTGTACATGTCGGCGGCGAACTTCGGCAACTGTCCGGTGCCGGTCATACTCCGGGCGTTCACCAAAAACGGCGGAAAGAGTTCGGTGTATCCGTGCCGCCCGGTGTGCAGGTCCAGCATGAAATTGATCAGGGCCCGTTCCAAGCGGGCGCCCGCGCCCCGGCAAAAACTGAAACGCGCCCCGCTCACCTTGCCGCCGCGAGCAAAGTCGAGGATCTCGAGCGCTTCCCCCAGTTCCCAGTGCGGGCGCGGCTCGAACCCGAACTCAGGCCGCCCGCCCCAGCGGCGCACCTCTTCGTTGTCCGTGTCCGCCCGCCCGAAGGGCACCAGCGGGTGGGGGATGTTCGGCACGTGGAGCAAAAGCGCCTGGAGGTTTTCGTCCACCTGCCGGATTTCTCCGTCCAGTTCCCGGATCTGCTGGGACACGTCCCGCATTTCCGCGATCAGCGCTACCGCTTCGGCCGGCCCGCCGGCCTTCTTCAGGCGGGCGATTTCCTCCGACACCGCGTTCCGGCGGTTCTTGAGCCTCTCCACCGTGAACAGCTTCCGGCGCCACTCGTCGTCCAAGTCCAGCAAGCGGTCCAGGTCGAAGCCGTTCCCCCGCTTCTCCAGGGCCGCCCGCACCGCCTCCGGGTGTTTCCGGATGAACTTTAAGTCCAGCAAGGGTTTACACACTCCATCTACAGGCTCACCATCCGCACGTCGAGGATCCCGTCCACCCGGCGGATCGCCTCCAGCGTCTCCGGGGGCACCGGCGAGTCGATCACGAGCACCATCACGGCCCGGCCGCCGATCACCTTGCGCCCGACCTGCATGGCGGCGATATTCACGTCGTGCTGCCCGATCAGGGTGCCCACCGCGCCGATGATCCGCGGCCGGTCGATGTGCGGGACGATCAGCATGTGTCCCTCCGTCACGGCGTCCACGCGGTACCCGTCGATGAACACCACCCGGGGGTCGTTGCCCCGGAACAGGGTGCCGGCCAGTTCGTGCTCCCCCTCGCTGGACGCCACCTTAACGGTCAGCAAGCCGGCATAGTCCTCCACCCGGTCCACGCGGGTCTGGCTGATCTCAACCCCCCGGTTCCGGGCGATGACCGGGGCGTTTACGTAGTTCACCCGCTCCTGCAAAATGGTGTCCAAAAGCCCCTTGACCAGGGCCGTGGTGAGCGGGTCGACCTGTTTAAACCGCGCCAGTTCCCCGCTGTAGATCACCTCGATCCGCTTCAGGCGCCCCACCAGAAGCTGCGCGTGGAACCGCCCCAGTCTCTCGGCCAGCCCCAGGTACGGACCGATCTCCTTGAGGACGCCGGGCACAAGCGACGGGATGTTCACCGCGTTTTTCACCAGTTCGCCGCGCAGGGCGGCGACTATTTCCTCGGCCACGTCGACCGCCACCGATACTTGCGCTTCTCGGGTCGACGCCCCGAGGTGGGGCGTGCAGATAAAGTTCGGCAGCGCAAAAAGCGGGCTCTTGGTCTGGGGCTCCTTTTCGAACACGTCCAGGGCCGCGCCGGCCACTTTGCCGGAAACCAGCGCCCGGTAAAGGGCCTCCTCGTCCACGATCCCGCCCCGGGCGCAGTTGATGATCCGCACGCCGTCCTTCATGACCGCGAAAGCAGCGTCGTCCAGCAGGTGGTGGTTCTCCTTGGTCAGGGGCATGTGGACGGTGATGAAGTCCGCTTTCCGGAACACCTCCGCCAGCGGCAGGAGGGTCACCCCCAGGTCCCGCGCCCTTTCCTCGGTGATGTACGGGTCGTAGGCCACCACGTCCATCTCCATGGCGTGCGCCCGGCGGGCCACGCCGCTGCCGATCCGGCCCAGGCCGATAATGCCCAGGCATTTGTTCCGCAATTCCACGCCCACAAAACTCTTCTTGTCCCAAACCCCGGATTTCAAGCACGCGTCGGCCTGAGGCAGGTTTCTGGCCAGGGACAGCATCATGGCCATGGTGTGCTCCGTGGCGGCCATCGTGTTCCCCTCCGGGGCGTTGACCACGATGATCCCCCGTTCGGTGGCCGCGGGGACGTCGATGTTGTCCACCCCCACTCCGGCCCGCCCGACGACCTTCAGGTTCGGCGCGCTTTCCATCACCCGGGCCGTCACTCTGGTCGCGCTGCGCACGATGAGCCCGTCAAACTCGGGGATGACCGCGCACAACTCGTCCTCCGTCAGCTTGTTCCCGATCTCCACCCCGACCCCTTCCCGCAAGAGGACGTCCACGCCGTCCTGAGCCACGTTGTCGGTTACCAGCACCTTCACTGCCGCACACCTCCCAGGAACACTCTCTGGGCCGCGGCCACCCCGCCGCCCAGCGGGACTTCATAGCCAAGCTCGTAAAGGGCCATCTCCAGGGCCCCCAGAGCGGTGAGCACGTCGACCCGGTCCACGTAGCCCATGTGGGCGATCCGGAAGATCTTGCCTTTGAGCTCGGACTGGCCGCCCGCAAACAGCACGCCGTACTTGTCCAGCAGCAGTTTGCGCAAGTCGTCGACTTTCACGCCCTCCGGACCCTTCACCGCCGTCACCAGCGGCGACGCCGCCGCTTCCGGAGCCAGCAAGTCCAGTCCCAGGGCCTTGACCCCCTCCCGGGCCGCCGCGCCCAGAAGCCGGTGGCGGGCAAAAACGGCCTCCAGCCCTTCCTCCAGGATCAGGTCCAGGGCGGCGTCCAGTCCGAAGAACAGCGAGACGGCCGGCGTATAGGCCGTATTCCACTTGGCGTGCGCTTTTTTCGCCGCCTCCAGGCTGAAGTAATAACGCGGCGACCGGCACTCGCCCACCAGCGCCCACGCCTTCGGGCTTAAGCTGATCATCGCCAAACCGGGTGGGGTCATCAGCGCCTTCTGGGTCGCCGTGACCAGGATGTCCACGCCCCACTCGTCCGCCGGCAGGTCCGCGCCCCCCAGGCCGCTGACCGCGTCCACCGCCAGGGCCGCCCCGTGGTCCCGGCACAACGCCCCAAGGCCCCGGATGTCGTGCAGCACGCCGGTGGACGTTTCGTTCTGGGTGGCCAACACCAGTTTTGCGTCCGGATGGGCCGCCAGCGCAGCCCGCACCGTGTCCAGGTCCACCGGCCTTCCCCAGGGAAAAGCCAACTCCACCGCCTCGGCGCCGAAGACCCGGGCCAGGTCCCGGAAACGCTCGCCGAACTTGCCGGCCACCAGCGCCAGCACTTTGTCGCCCGGGTTGACCGTGTTGGCCACGGCCGCCTCCAGCCCTCCGGTCCCGGAGCTGGTCAGAATGAACACCTCGTTCTTGGTCTGCAGCACCCGCTGGAGTTTCTCGTGCAGTTTCGCGGTGAACTCCGCAAAGCCCTTGCTCCGGTGTCCGACCATCGGCCGGGCCATCGCTTCCGCCACCTGGGGCGGCACGGGTGTCGGACCCGGGATCATCAGGCGCAGTTTCCTTGACATTGATCCGCTCTCTCCTCGTTAAAACTTAAAAAATAATAGAAAAACCCCCCGCCCTCGCAAAGAGAAAAGGGCTTTTAATCTACAAAATCAAGGAAATACCGGTGCAGCCTCCTGTCGGCGGTCAGCTCCGGGTGAAAGGCACCGGCCAGGAGCGGGCCCTGACGGACCAGCACCGCTTTTCCGCCGAAGGAGGCCAGAGTCTCCACTCCCGGCCCCGCCACCGTCACCTGGGGCGCCCGGATGAACACCCCGCGCACCGGCTCCGGCCCCAGCACCGGGACGTCGATGCCGGCCTCGAAGCTGTCCACCTGGCGGCCGAACGCGTTCCGCCGCACCGTGATGTCCATGAGCCCCAGGCGGGTCTGCCCGGAACCTTCAATGTCCTTGGCCAGCAGCACCATCCCCGCGCAGGTGCCGAAAATGGGCCGGCCTGCGCACCCGAACCGGCGCACCGGCTCCAGCAGGTCGAAGGCGGCCATCAGTTTCCCGATGGCCGTGGACTCCCCGCCCGGAATGACCAGCGCCCGGCACTCCCCCAACTGGCTGGCTTTGCGTATTTCCACGGGCAGCGCGCCGCAGGCCTCGACCGCCCGGGCGTGCTCCAGAAAGGCGCCCTGCAGCGCCAAAATCCCGACTTTAAGCATCACCAGCCGCGCTCCTGCATCCGCTCGTGCTCCGGAATCGTGCTGATCTCCAGGCCCTTCATCGCCTCGCCCAGGTCGCGGGAGATGTCGGCCAGGATCCGGGGATCGTTGTAGTGGGTGGTCGCCGCCACGATCGCCCGGGCGCGGGCCTCGGGGTTTGCCGACTTGAAAATCCCGGACCCGACGAAGATCCCGTCGCAACCCAACTGCATCATCAGGGCCGCGTCGGCGGGAGTGGCGATCCCGCCGGCGGCGAAGTTGACCACCGGAAGCCGCCCGAGTTCGGCCACCTGCAGCACCAGTTCGTACGGCGCCCCCAATTCCCGGGCGGCGGCCACCAGTTCCTCCCGCGGCGCCGACTGCACCCGGCGGATTTCATCCGTCACCATCCGCATGTGCCGCACGGCCTCCACCACGTTCCCGGTCCCGGGCTCGCCTTTGGTCCGGATCATGGCCGCCCCCTCGGCGATGCGCCGCAAGGCCTCGCCCAGATTGCGGCAGCCGCACACGAAAGGCACTTTGAAGGGGTGCTTGTTGATGTGGTACTGCTCGTCCGCCGGCGTCAGCACCTCGCTCTCGTCGATATAGTCCACGCCCAGAGCTTCGAGGATCTGGGCCTCCACGAAGTGGCCGATCCGCACCTTGGCCATCACCGGAATGGTTACGGTCTCCATGATCTTCTGGATCACGGTGGGATCCGCCATCCGGGCGATGCCGCCGGCCGCCCGGATGTCCGCGGGCACCCGCTCCAGGGCCATCACCGCGCATGCTCCGGCCGCCTCGGCGATGCGGGCCTGCTCCGGAGTGGTGACGTCCATGATGACGCCCCCTTTTAGCATCTCCGCCAGGCCCTTCTTGACCGTCCAAGTACCCTTCTCAACCATGGTTTGCGCCTCCGACTGCCTTTTCTCGCCATTAATCTTATACCAGCGCCCAGGGAAAAACAAGCGCCCGGCACGCCTCAAACGCGCCTCAAAAATGAAAACCGGCCCCGTGGTCAGGGCCGTTTCAGAGTTTTGAGACGCTTTTATTCTCCCGGGGGCGCGTCCTCAGGCAGAATCCAGGCCACGGCCACCACCGCGTCGCCCGGGTCAAGACGCATCAGGCGCACGCCCTGGGCCTGGCGCCCGAATTGAGGTATCTCCCGGATCTTCATCCGGATCAAAATCCCGCTCTTGCTGACGATCAGGATCTCCTCACCCCGGCCCACCAGGCTCAAAGACACCAGGGGGCCGTTGCGCCCGGACACGCGGGCGGCAATCAGTCCGAAGCCGCCCCGGGACTGGGTCCGAAACTCACGCACCGGCGTCACCTTGCCGAATCCTTTCGCACTCACCACCAGCAGTTGGTCTTCCGGGTCGACGATGTCCATCCCGACCACCAGGTCGCCCGGCCGCAGGCTGATCCCGCGGACGCCGTGGGCCGTGCGGCCCATGGGCCGGACCTGGCCCTCCGGGAAACGGATGACCATGCCGTTCCTGGTCCCAAGGAGCACCTCGGACTGGCCGCCGGTGATCTTCACGTCCACCAGTTCGTCACCCTCGTCCAGGTCGAGCGCGATCAGCCCGTCACGCCGCGCCGAATCGAATTCCCGCAATACCGTCTTTTTGACGACCCCTTTGCGGGTGACCATAAACAAAAAGGTATCCCCGGTGTACTCGGTCACCGGGATGACGGCGGTCACGCGCTCGCCGTTCGCCACCGATATCAGGTTGACCACGGCGGTCCCCCGGGCCTGCCGGCCTGCCTCCGGTATCTCGTACACTTTCACCCGGTACACCTTGCCGCGCTCGGTGAAAAACAGGAGGTAATCGTGCGTCTTGCCGACGAACAAGTGGCGGACGAAATCCTGCACCTTGGTTTCCACGCCGGCGATGCCCCGGCCGCCCCGTCTTTGGCTGCGGTACACCGTGGGGGACATGCGCTTGATGTACCCGTCGTTGGTCAGGATGATCACCGCGTCTTCCTGCGGGATGAGGTCCTCGGGGTTGAAATCCGCGTCCTCGGGCACCAACTCCGTCCGGCGGCGATCGGCAAACTTGTCGCGCACCGCCAAGAGCTCTTCTTTGACGACCGCTAGGATTTTAAACTCGTCGGCCAACAGCGCCTCCAGGCGCTCGATAGCGGCCAGGAGTTCGTTGAATTCGTTTTCGAGCTTATCCCGTTCCAGCGCGGTCAACCGCTGCAGGCGCATCTCCAAAATGGCCTGGGCCTGTTTTTCGCTCAAGCCGAAGTTGGTCATCAGGCTTGCGCGCGCCTCGGCCACGTCGCGGCTTTTGCGGATGGTCCGGATCACGGCGTCCAGGTGGGTAAGCGCGATCCGCAATCCCTCGACGATGTGCAGGCGATCTTGAGCCTGATTGAGTTCGTAGCGGCACCGCCGGGTGATCACTTCCCGCTGGTGTCCGAGGTAGTGGGTGAGTACGTCTTTTAAAGCCAGCACCTGGGGCTGGCCGTTCACCAGGGCCAGCATGATCACCCCGAAGTTGTCTTGGAGTTGGGTGTGCTTGTAAAGGAGGTTCAAGGTGACCTCGGGGTTGACTTCCCGGCGCAGTTCGATCACGACCCGCATTCCCTTGCGGTCGGACTCGTCGCGCAGGTCGGAAATACCTTCAATCTTCTTCTCCCGTACCAGGGCGGCGATCTTCTCCACCAGGCGCGCCTTGTTCACCTGGTAGGGCAGTGCGGTGATCACGATCCTGGTCCGGGAACCGGCTTTCTCGAACTCGGCGTGGCCGCGCATCTTGACCGAACCGCGCCCGGTCCGGTAAGCTTCCACAATTCCCTGGCGGCCCATGATCTTCCCGCCGGTCGGGAAGTCCGGTCCCGGGATGAACCGCATCAAATCCTCAAGCTCGGCGTCCGGATGGTCCGCCAGGTACACCAGGCCGTCGATGACTTCCTTGAGGTTGTGGGGCGGGATGTTGGTGGCCATGCCCACGGCGATCCCGGCCGAGCCGTTCACCAGGAGGTTCGGAATCCGGGACGGCAGCACCACGGGCTCCTCCCCGGTACCGTCGTAGTTCGGAATGAAATCCACCGTTTCCTTGTCGATGTCCGCCAGCATCTCCCGACTGATCCGGGCCATCCGGACCTCGGTATACCGCATGGCCGCGGCCGCGTCCCCGTCGATGGAACCAAAGTTCCCGTGACCGTCCACCAGGGGATACCGGCAGGCAAAATCCTGCGCCAACCGGACCAAGGCGTCGTACACGGCGGCATCCCCGTGGGGGTGAAGTTTGGAGAGCACCTCGCCGACCACGTAGGCCGACTTGCGGTGGGGCTTGTCCGCGGTCAGCCCCAGGTTTTGCATCGCGTATAGAATCCGGCGGTGCACGGGCTTCAAGCCGTCGCGCACGTCGGGCAGCGCCCGCCCCACGATGACGCTCATGGCGTAGTCCAGGTACGAATGCTTCAGCTCTTCGTTAATGTCGATGGGCACAATCTTTCCCGGGTCGGCAGCCAAACACTTCACTCCCCCGTCCAGATTACGGCAACCCGTCCATTACTATCATTATACCAAAAAAAGTCCTGCACCCAAACGGTTAGGTTTAAGGGCGGCGGGAGCGGTTTTTGAACCGGGAGTTGCCGTCCAGATGGCTCGGCCGTGAAAAGAGGCCCTAAAAGCGGTCCCCGTTCCGCTTGAAACGCGGGCCGCGCACCGTGTCCAGGCTGCCCGCCTCCCGCAGGCGCCGCAGGAACATCATTCCCCCAACCCCGGCCAGGATGCCGGCCGCAAGCCACAGGAGCGGCGGACCGAACCAGGACGCCACCGGACCGACCACCCGGGCTACGGGCTCGGAAAGCGACAACCAGCGCTCCAGGAGGATTCCGGCCGCAAAGGCCAGAACCACGAAGGCGCTCAACCTTCTTATGCTTATTTCCAGCAACCTTCTCACCGCCTCCGGTTTTGATGCCCGTATCACGCTTACGCCTTGCGCCGTCGCGCCGGCCGGACCGGGCTTTTATGCAGTTGACTGGCCACCATTTTTTGGAATCATCTTACCATGTCCTGGCAAGCCGCGGATTTGGGCCTGGGACTTGGTCAGGGCCTGATGCCGTAAACCTGCTTCCTGCTGCTCGGCCTTGCTGCCTATTTTATCCAATTATGGAAGATTGGTGGTTGCGGGACGGATTGAACCGAAAAGGGGGTGATTTTACCCGGCCGAAGCTGTTCCGGGCCTGTGGATACGGAGGATAACTCTGTGGATAACTGCAAGCCTTTTAGAGGCCGAAATCCCGCACCGTAAACACGGGAGCGACCGGAACGCCCTGTCCTTCCAGGGTCTCGGTCCCGCCCTCCAGGCGGTCCACCAGGACCACCGCCAGTACCGCCTGCCCTCCTGCTTCCCGGACGGCTTCCACGGCGGTCAAAATGGAAGCGCCGGTGGTGAGGACATCGTCGATCACGGCCACCTTTTCTCCCGGCGTTATCTTCCGGCCTTCAATGCGCGAACACTTGCCGTGTTCCTTCTGATCTTTGCGGACGATGAAAAGCCCGAGGTCGACACCCTCAAGCGCACAGACCACTCCCAGCGCCCCGACCATCGGGTCCGCGCCGATGGTCGGCCCGCCGACGGCCTGCACGTGTTTGCCCCACACCTTTTCCAAAACCGCCTTGGCCGTCAGCAAAGCCCCCTGAGGATGGAGCGTAACCTGCTTGCCGTCAAAGTAGTAGCTGCTTTTCTTACCGGAGGATAAGGTGAACTCCCCGAACTGGAAGGAGCGGGTCAGGAGCAACTGCCGAAGTGCCTCCCGGTCCCCGCCGGAAAGAACGGGACGGCTCATCAGCCGCCCCCCTCCGCTTTCCCGATTAAACGTCAAGGTTTCTGACCTCCCGGGCGTGCTGCTGAATGAATTCCCGGCGCGGCTCCACCTGTTCGCCCATCAGGGTGGACAAAAGCAGCTCGGCGGCCAGGGCGTCCTCCAGGGTCACCTGGAGCATCGTCCGGTTTCCCGGGTCCAGGGTGGTGTCCCAGAGCTGTTCCGGGTTCATTTCGCCAAGGCCCTTGTAACGCTGGATGCTCCAGTTCTGCCGCCCGTTTTCCC
The sequence above is drawn from the Bacillota bacterium genome and encodes:
- the pyrE gene encoding orotate phosphoribosyltransferase translates to MSRPVLSGGDREALRQLLLTRSFQFGEFTLSSGKKSSYYFDGKQVTLHPQGALLTAKAVLEKVWGKHVQAVGGPTIGADPMVGALGVVCALEGVDLGLFIVRKDQKEHGKCSRIEGRKITPGEKVAVIDDVLTTGASILTAVEAVREAGGQAVLAVVLVDRLEGGTETLEGQGVPVAPVFTVRDFGL